One Lacipirellulaceae bacterium DNA window includes the following coding sequences:
- the ccsA gene encoding cytochrome c biogenesis protein CcsA, producing MATTDLGNFPSQSSFAKSKGAGQQVSSLDAVRALLMPLASLKITVALFAVSLVLVLAGTTAQRYYDVQEVLVWYFRTWVAHLDVRDFLPGTRDPIMRIYYPGGWTLGTALAVNLLAAHSLRFRIQAKGNKRLLGLATIAIGTLVTFLVIKNGLDDTVRSQLQPEFCAKLWAGLKATLLGTTLVSIYLLAITFNQTSATASRALWWLGAVVTALIAALSGWLFINPEVALNPSGLRILWQLIQGTGASLILWFGCWLLFAKRAGVVLLHAGIGLMLYSEVHTAVNSVETHIRMVEGETASYAEDLRYFELAFIDKSAKATDHEVVVPIEILRQAYEKAKSAEDTSDAILSDEALPFDVKIKELYPNAELRELQPGQVSPANLGVGQAYRFVEKDTSTGVDMNQAFDSPGAVIELLDKESGDSAGVLSLYPTLPGAVVEAKKNAYEVRIRPKPYDKPYTLTLLDFERKTYVGSDKTKSFKSIVQLKDPELGVDRRVEIWMNNPLRYRGDTIYQSSFDPGNLAYTDLQAVKNSGWMIPYVACMIVGTGMLAHFGALLLRFVRRRDEEELRRSPSHETPDAGDGLLKNWKSPRFWVPALVVILSAFYVARKVQVPRISTLKMQIAEFGELPVVQGGRVQPIDSLARNTLRSISMSEDLQLGYKNNLMGTLFGSQKKAPAVKWLLDTVTDSNDADDYRIFRIDSLDLLSALDLEPRKGFRYSFAEVQGEDGGKELAKLRSEAKEAAVSANENGTELDPIHKKVLELGQRYDQLLILKHTFSAPTVDEDILKRSMQILRGISSPQELVERTLETLGVTERIRLLKGLPVAPPQLIPPKTPEESWQLLPEAARDFAYSEIRRDGGDTNEAFLKFQEILDAYQEEDPGRFNTALEDYQALIQDRAAAEAEFEAKVAKQGQIGRKPAERLSLDRLKFEAYFNYMSPFSLCSALYVLAFVFAAFGLLGWSEGFNRTANWLLWMTFGLHTIALLCRIYISGRPPVTNLYSSAVFIGWGAVLFALVFEKVYRLGVGNLLASVIGYPTLIIAYFLAADGDDTFEVLQAVLDTQFWLATHVVTITLGYSTTFLAGALGVIYLLGNATGKFSLEEQKQITRMTYGTVCFSILFSFIGTVLGGLWGDDSWGRFWGWDPKENGAMMIVIWNAIVLHAKWGKMVGPRGLAALVIFGNVVVAWSWFGVNLLSVGLHSYGFTESGAFYFGLFAVSQLLLMQLAWLPGREKIGARKHA from the coding sequence ATGGCAACGACAGACCTAGGCAATTTTCCGTCTCAGAGTTCATTTGCAAAGTCGAAAGGCGCGGGGCAACAAGTCTCGAGCCTTGATGCCGTGCGTGCACTGCTAATGCCACTGGCGTCGCTGAAGATCACGGTGGCGCTGTTTGCAGTTTCTTTGGTACTCGTTCTCGCTGGAACGACCGCCCAGCGATACTACGATGTTCAGGAAGTCCTCGTTTGGTATTTTCGCACCTGGGTTGCTCATCTCGACGTGCGCGACTTCCTGCCAGGAACGCGCGACCCCATCATGCGAATCTACTACCCCGGTGGTTGGACTCTGGGGACTGCATTGGCCGTGAATCTGTTGGCAGCCCATAGCTTGCGATTCCGGATCCAGGCGAAGGGTAATAAGCGACTACTTGGTCTTGCTACGATCGCAATTGGAACTCTAGTTACCTTTCTCGTCATTAAGAACGGCCTCGACGACACGGTACGAAGCCAACTCCAGCCCGAATTCTGCGCTAAGTTGTGGGCGGGGCTGAAAGCGACGCTGCTAGGCACGACTTTGGTTTCGATCTACCTGCTTGCAATCACTTTCAATCAGACGAGCGCAACTGCTTCCCGTGCTCTTTGGTGGTTGGGAGCCGTTGTTACGGCCTTGATTGCTGCGCTCTCTGGCTGGTTGTTCATCAATCCAGAGGTCGCTCTTAACCCCTCTGGTTTGCGAATCCTTTGGCAACTCATCCAAGGGACTGGAGCGAGCCTCATCCTCTGGTTTGGCTGTTGGCTGTTGTTTGCTAAACGAGCGGGAGTGGTTCTGTTGCACGCTGGTATCGGATTGATGCTCTATAGCGAAGTCCACACGGCAGTGAATTCGGTCGAAACCCATATTCGTATGGTTGAAGGCGAGACGGCCTCCTACGCCGAAGACCTTCGCTATTTCGAGCTTGCCTTCATTGATAAGTCGGCCAAAGCGACGGATCATGAAGTGGTCGTTCCCATTGAGATTCTCCGCCAAGCCTACGAAAAAGCGAAAAGTGCTGAGGATACTTCCGATGCGATTCTCTCAGACGAGGCGTTGCCCTTTGATGTCAAGATCAAGGAGCTCTACCCCAACGCGGAGCTTCGCGAGCTTCAGCCGGGTCAAGTGTCCCCAGCGAACTTGGGAGTCGGACAAGCCTACCGATTTGTTGAGAAGGATACTTCGACCGGCGTGGACATGAACCAGGCCTTTGACTCACCAGGGGCCGTCATTGAATTGCTTGATAAAGAGTCGGGCGACTCCGCGGGCGTACTCAGCCTTTATCCGACTCTTCCCGGAGCCGTCGTCGAAGCTAAGAAGAACGCCTACGAAGTGCGAATTCGCCCCAAACCTTACGACAAGCCCTACACACTGACGCTCCTTGATTTCGAGCGGAAGACTTACGTTGGCAGCGACAAGACGAAGAGCTTCAAGTCGATCGTCCAGTTGAAGGATCCCGAGTTGGGAGTGGATCGCAGGGTTGAGATCTGGATGAACAATCCGCTGCGTTACCGCGGTGATACGATCTATCAGTCAAGCTTCGATCCGGGCAACCTGGCCTACACCGATTTGCAAGCGGTGAAGAACTCCGGCTGGATGATCCCCTATGTCGCCTGCATGATCGTTGGCACTGGGATGCTCGCGCATTTTGGAGCACTGCTGTTGCGTTTCGTTCGACGGCGGGACGAGGAAGAGCTGCGAAGATCGCCATCGCACGAGACACCCGATGCGGGGGATGGCCTGCTGAAAAATTGGAAGTCACCTCGTTTTTGGGTACCGGCTCTGGTGGTGATTCTTTCTGCTTTTTACGTTGCCAGGAAGGTGCAGGTGCCAAGGATCTCTACCCTTAAGATGCAGATCGCCGAGTTTGGTGAACTGCCGGTCGTTCAGGGTGGCAGAGTGCAACCGATTGACTCGCTTGCCCGCAATACTTTGCGGTCGATCTCGATGAGCGAGGACTTACAACTTGGCTATAAGAACAACCTGATGGGTACCCTCTTCGGCTCGCAGAAAAAGGCTCCAGCAGTCAAATGGTTGCTTGATACCGTTACCGATTCGAATGATGCGGACGACTATCGAATCTTTCGCATCGACAGTCTCGACCTACTCAGCGCTCTCGATTTGGAACCACGGAAAGGTTTCCGTTACAGCTTTGCTGAAGTGCAAGGTGAGGATGGAGGAAAGGAACTGGCCAAGTTACGCAGCGAAGCGAAGGAGGCGGCAGTTAGTGCAAATGAGAACGGAACCGAGCTGGACCCGATCCACAAGAAGGTCCTTGAGCTGGGCCAACGCTATGATCAGTTGTTGATCCTGAAACACACCTTTTCCGCGCCAACAGTCGATGAAGACATTCTGAAAAGGTCGATGCAGATTCTACGCGGAATCAGCAGCCCCCAAGAACTGGTGGAACGAACTCTGGAGACGCTTGGAGTCACTGAACGTATCCGCTTGTTGAAAGGACTTCCGGTCGCTCCGCCCCAACTGATTCCCCCAAAGACTCCCGAAGAGAGTTGGCAATTACTACCCGAGGCGGCGCGAGATTTTGCGTACAGCGAGATTCGTCGGGATGGGGGTGACACCAACGAAGCCTTCCTGAAGTTCCAAGAGATTCTCGACGCCTATCAAGAAGAGGATCCGGGGCGTTTCAACACCGCCTTGGAAGACTATCAGGCATTGATTCAGGATCGAGCAGCGGCAGAGGCAGAATTCGAAGCGAAAGTTGCCAAGCAAGGCCAGATCGGAAGAAAGCCGGCTGAGAGGCTTTCACTAGACCGCCTGAAGTTTGAAGCCTACTTTAACTATATGAGTCCCTTCTCGCTGTGCAGTGCGCTTTACGTGCTCGCCTTTGTCTTTGCTGCCTTCGGTCTCTTGGGATGGTCTGAAGGTTTCAATCGCACGGCAAACTGGTTGCTCTGGATGACTTTCGGTCTGCATACGATCGCCCTGCTCTGCCGCATTTACATCTCAGGTCGCCCGCCCGTGACCAATCTTTATTCTTCGGCCGTCTTTATCGGCTGGGGAGCTGTGCTATTTGCTCTAGTGTTCGAAAAGGTCTACCGGCTTGGTGTCGGCAACCTCCTTGCTAGCGTCATCGGTTATCCGACGCTGATCATCGCCTACTTCCTGGCAGCCGATGGCGACGACACCTTCGAAGTACTGCAAGCCGTGCTCGATACCCAATTCTGGCTGGCCACTCATGTTGTCACGATTACGCTCGGCTACTCGACAACATTCCTAGCGGGAGCCCTGGGAGTCATCTATTTGCTGGGCAATGCCACAGGAAAGTTCTCGCTCGAAGAGCAGAAGCAGATTACTCGCATGACCTACGGGACGGTCTGTTTCTCGATCCTTTTCAGCTTTATCGGTACCGTCTTAGGTGGGCTGTGGGGAGACGATTCCTGGGGGCGTTTCTGGGGTTGGGATCCGAAAGAAAACGGGGCGATGATGATCGTCATCTGGAATGCCATCGTCCTGCACGCGAAATGGGGCAAGATGGTTGGGCCCCGTGGACTGGCAGCGTTAGTCATTTTCGGCAACGTGGTGGTCGCCTGGTCGTGGTTCGGAGTGAATCTCCTCAGCGTTGGCCTCCACTCCTATGGATTCACCGAGAGTGGAGCTTTCTACTTTGGGCTGTTCGCGGTTAGCCAACTCTTGCTGATGCAACTCGCCTGGTTGCCTGGACGTGAGAAGATAGGTGCGAGAAAGCACGCTTGA
- a CDS encoding helix-turn-helix domain-containing protein has protein sequence MAEQRFVKFEDAVEKLGVSADKLNELRESGVLRAYRDGGSWKFRGDEIEKMVSDGVPEMPPPSDIGLNPSAALETLDDDFPSIDEDDDDLKLADEADSLVEPSTPKSEPAESELELSLADDDDLSLADSGLDLDTGDLGEPKKETKAEKPPAEESALELAELEDVDAAEMSDVMLDEDDPDATDPADSILLSEEELGESVPAPASTIIGKDELGLEDADLELATDDDAKEGSELELSSDSGASDVLSSGIAGSGVLDELTAESGGTSAFEDLEELELDLEAESSRILSPEDVAEAKEAAPAAKSEPDSDLTLDDDLTLDDEGTDPVPSDLELEVADEGTDPAPEEELELELAASDSAVGDSDIDLGGDGSDFVLADGSGSDVTLNSGDSGINLVSPSDSGLALDDIPLEMGGSAILSSLSLGGESDPDISLIGDDEPAGGQQVQVQEDEDFQLTPLSEGAVDEDPDSSSQVIALDAEAEEGLGASDAGILGSDAFADDPDGAVLLTEDDEAPMEDFGAAAYAGAGAPAVRSESDYSVWNVLALGGCGLLSMLSIVMLTDMIRNIWSWDQTTSLNSSLLDALLGIFGLK, from the coding sequence ATGGCTGAACAACGGTTCGTAAAATTTGAAGACGCGGTCGAAAAGCTAGGCGTTTCCGCGGATAAGCTAAATGAACTCCGTGAGTCAGGTGTTCTTCGCGCCTACCGTGACGGTGGTAGCTGGAAGTTCCGCGGCGATGAGATCGAGAAGATGGTCTCCGACGGTGTTCCTGAAATGCCGCCACCGAGCGACATCGGCTTGAATCCCTCGGCAGCTTTGGAAACGCTTGACGACGATTTCCCTTCGATCGACGAAGATGACGACGATCTGAAACTTGCCGACGAAGCAGATTCGCTCGTCGAGCCCTCAACTCCAAAGTCCGAGCCCGCTGAAAGCGAGCTCGAACTCTCGCTGGCGGATGATGATGACCTGAGCCTTGCCGACAGCGGTCTCGACCTCGACACAGGTGACCTGGGCGAACCAAAGAAAGAGACGAAAGCTGAGAAACCACCCGCGGAAGAGAGTGCGTTAGAACTAGCAGAGCTGGAAGATGTCGACGCGGCCGAGATGAGCGACGTCATGCTCGACGAAGATGATCCTGACGCGACCGACCCGGCCGATTCGATTCTCTTGAGCGAAGAAGAGCTCGGCGAGTCAGTTCCCGCCCCGGCAAGCACAATCATCGGCAAAGATGAGTTGGGTCTGGAGGACGCCGACCTCGAACTAGCCACAGATGACGATGCCAAAGAGGGATCGGAACTCGAGCTCTCTTCTGATTCGGGTGCTTCCGACGTGCTTTCCTCGGGTATTGCTGGCTCAGGCGTTCTCGATGAGTTGACTGCGGAATCTGGCGGCACAAGTGCTTTTGAAGACTTAGAAGAACTCGAACTCGACTTGGAAGCCGAATCGAGTCGTATCCTTTCACCTGAAGATGTTGCGGAAGCCAAAGAGGCGGCTCCTGCAGCCAAGTCAGAGCCCGACAGCGATCTCACGCTGGATGATGATCTGACGCTCGACGATGAAGGGACCGATCCGGTTCCTTCGGATCTGGAACTCGAAGTAGCCGATGAAGGCACCGACCCGGCACCCGAGGAAGAGCTTGAGCTTGAACTGGCCGCAAGCGACTCCGCTGTCGGAGACTCCGACATAGACCTCGGCGGTGACGGTAGTGATTTCGTTCTTGCCGATGGCAGCGGTAGCGATGTCACGCTCAATAGTGGCGATAGCGGCATCAACTTGGTTTCGCCTTCTGACAGTGGACTCGCGCTGGATGACATCCCGCTGGAAATGGGCGGCTCGGCAATCTTGAGCTCCCTTTCACTTGGTGGCGAGTCCGATCCTGATATCTCGCTGATTGGCGATGACGAACCCGCCGGCGGTCAGCAAGTCCAAGTGCAGGAAGACGAAGACTTCCAGCTAACACCGCTGTCTGAAGGAGCCGTCGACGAAGACCCTGATAGTAGCTCACAAGTGATTGCCCTCGACGCCGAGGCCGAAGAAGGGCTTGGTGCGAGTGACGCTGGTATCCTAGGGAGCGATGCCTTCGCCGACGATCCTGACGGCGCCGTTTTACTCACCGAGGACGACGAAGCTCCGATGGAAGACTTCGGAGCGGCTGCCTACGCCGGTGCCGGAGCACCTGCGGTACGATCCGAGAGTGACTACAGCGTTTGGAACGTACTAGCTCTGGGTGGGTGCGGTTTACTTTCGATGCTCTCAATCGTGATGCTGACCGATATGATTCGGAACATCTGGAGCTGGGATCAGACCACATCGCTCAACAGCTCACTGCTGGATGCACTACTGGGTATCTTCGGGTTGAAATAG
- the hisN gene encoding histidinol-phosphatase codes for MEEETQNRLDFAIEIAKLAGEKTLDWFRKPTLAVDRKGDGSPVTAADQAAETLLREKIAAKFSDDGIIGEEYGETAGTSPFKWILDPIDGTKSFITGVPLYTTLVAVMRDNEPEIGVIYAPATREIIYAQRGGKAFYAVGDEAASAVQVSDVASLTESTFLTTSVASFEKDRDPSGRSQYEALESACRLSRTWGDAYGYLLVATGRAEIMVDPALNLWDAACLQPIIEAAGGVYTDWQGRPSVHSGDAIATNAAIANEARALLASEK; via the coding sequence ATGGAAGAAGAAACGCAAAATCGGCTCGATTTCGCCATTGAAATCGCGAAACTGGCCGGCGAAAAGACACTCGACTGGTTCCGCAAGCCGACTCTCGCCGTTGACCGCAAAGGCGATGGCTCACCCGTCACAGCGGCCGATCAGGCGGCTGAAACGCTCTTGAGAGAGAAAATAGCGGCCAAATTCTCCGACGACGGAATCATCGGAGAAGAATATGGTGAAACCGCCGGAACTTCGCCGTTCAAATGGATCCTCGACCCGATCGACGGGACGAAGTCGTTCATCACGGGTGTCCCGCTCTACACCACGCTTGTAGCCGTGATGCGAGACAATGAGCCTGAGATTGGCGTCATCTACGCCCCAGCCACCCGTGAAATCATCTATGCCCAGCGCGGCGGAAAAGCCTTTTACGCTGTTGGAGATGAAGCTGCCAGCGCTGTTCAAGTGTCTGATGTGGCAAGCCTGACCGAATCGACCTTCCTGACGACGAGCGTTGCATCGTTTGAGAAGGATCGTGATCCCAGCGGGCGATCTCAGTACGAAGCGTTGGAGTCGGCCTGTCGACTGAGCCGCACCTGGGGCGACGCCTATGGGTATTTACTCGTCGCCACGGGCAGGGCGGAAATCATGGTCGATCCGGCCTTAAATCTCTGGGATGCGGCCTGTTTGCAGCCGATTATTGAGGCCGCTGGGGGCGTTTACACGGACTGGCAGGGACGGCCCAGCGTGCACTCAGGGGATGCAATCGCCACCAACGCCGCGATTGCCAATGAGGCCAGAGCCCTACTGGCGAGCGAAAAATAA
- the rpmB gene encoding 50S ribosomal protein L28, translated as MARQCEVCGKGAQLGNQVTTRGKKKYLGGVGTKITGITRRKFKPNLQRVHVSLPNGTRKAMQVCTQCIRSGAVKKVVRKAPFKVPQDASKK; from the coding sequence ATGGCACGTCAATGCGAAGTCTGCGGAAAAGGCGCCCAGCTAGGCAATCAAGTCACGACCCGCGGTAAGAAAAAGTACCTCGGCGGCGTTGGTACGAAAATCACTGGCATCACGCGACGCAAGTTCAAGCCGAACCTGCAGCGCGTCCACGTGAGCCTGCCCAACGGCACTCGCAAGGCGATGCAGGTCTGCACACAGTGCATTCGTTCAGGTGCCGTGAAAAAGGTCGTCCGCAAGGCCCCATTCAAGGTGCCTCAAGACGCCTCGAAGAAGTAG
- the gatC gene encoding Asp-tRNA(Asn)/Glu-tRNA(Gln) amidotransferase subunit GatC, which yields MAITRETVEKVALLARLRLSEQELETMTDQLGHIVGYVDQLSEVDTEGVEPMAHAVEVTNVFAEDVVQPSLSREQALANAPRSNDRGYLVPAVLGD from the coding sequence ATGGCCATCACGCGCGAAACGGTCGAAAAAGTCGCTCTCCTCGCACGCTTGCGGCTGTCTGAGCAGGAACTCGAAACCATGACTGATCAACTCGGTCATATTGTTGGCTACGTGGATCAGTTGAGTGAGGTCGACACCGAAGGCGTCGAACCAATGGCGCACGCCGTTGAGGTGACGAACGTCTTCGCGGAAGACGTAGTTCAGCCGAGCCTGTCGCGTGAGCAAGCTCTTGCCAACGCCCCACGCAGCAACGACCGTGGTTATCTGGTTCCCGCGGTGCTAGGTGATTGA
- a CDS encoding Asp-tRNA(Asn)/Glu-tRNA(Gln) amidotransferase subunit GatA has product MSLLDRSATDLLSDLQSGELSSVELTQAALGRIEQTDKQVGAFLYQDAESALGTAKSIDQRRQAGEQLGLLAGLPVAVKDVLCDQNTLATCASQMLKNFRPPYDSTVVAKLKAADAVLIGRTNMDEFAMGGSTENSSVQLTRNPWDLECAPGGSSGGAAACVAAGMAPLSIGTDTGGSIRQPAGLCGVVGMKPTYGRVSRYGLIAFASSLDQVGPLARTTSDAALLLEAISGHDPRDSTSLNQPVPAYSQTIDKPLENLKVGIVREHFAEGLDSEVERAVRDAIAVYESLGTEVKEVSLPHSKYGVAAYYVIAPSEASSNLARYDGAHYGHRTDQAEMMAELAAERKELEEAGDTRGLDNLDTPLIRMYRRSRAEGFGPEVKRRIMLGTYALSAGYYDAYYLKALKVRRLIRQDYDKAFEEVDVIAGPVTAAPAFKLGEMVDDPLAMYLVDLYTVSANLAGLPGISLPCGQSESGLPIGLQLQGPPLQEERLLRAAHMYEQETDWHTRRPTSI; this is encoded by the coding sequence ATGTCCCTCCTGGATCGCTCCGCAACCGACCTGCTTTCCGACCTTCAATCAGGCGAGCTTTCCTCGGTCGAGCTGACCCAAGCCGCTCTGGGACGCATTGAGCAGACCGATAAACAAGTCGGCGCTTTCCTCTACCAAGATGCCGAATCGGCATTAGGTACCGCCAAGAGTATTGACCAGCGAAGGCAAGCGGGTGAACAGCTCGGCCTACTCGCAGGACTACCCGTCGCGGTGAAGGATGTTCTCTGCGATCAAAACACGCTTGCGACTTGCGCCTCGCAAATGCTGAAGAACTTCCGCCCCCCCTACGACTCTACGGTGGTCGCCAAGCTCAAAGCGGCTGATGCCGTATTGATTGGTCGCACGAACATGGACGAGTTCGCCATGGGCGGCTCAACCGAAAATTCATCCGTGCAACTCACACGCAATCCCTGGGACCTCGAATGCGCCCCCGGGGGATCGAGCGGTGGGGCAGCCGCTTGCGTTGCCGCTGGCATGGCCCCGCTATCCATCGGCACCGACACCGGCGGATCGATCCGCCAGCCGGCGGGGCTCTGCGGTGTTGTCGGGATGAAGCCTACCTATGGGCGGGTCAGTCGTTATGGCCTGATCGCCTTCGCCAGCAGCTTAGATCAAGTCGGACCGCTCGCGCGCACTACCAGCGATGCGGCTCTGCTGCTCGAAGCGATCTCCGGTCACGATCCGCGCGACTCAACATCCCTCAACCAGCCTGTGCCGGCTTATTCACAGACCATCGACAAGCCGCTTGAGAATCTTAAAGTCGGCATCGTCCGCGAACACTTTGCGGAAGGCCTCGACAGCGAAGTTGAAAGGGCAGTTCGAGACGCGATCGCAGTTTACGAGTCTCTCGGAACAGAGGTGAAGGAAGTCTCACTCCCTCACAGTAAGTACGGCGTAGCCGCTTACTATGTGATCGCTCCTAGTGAAGCGTCTAGTAATCTTGCTCGGTATGACGGGGCTCACTACGGCCATCGCACCGATCAGGCGGAGATGATGGCGGAGTTGGCAGCCGAACGCAAAGAGCTAGAAGAAGCTGGTGACACCCGCGGCTTGGACAACCTCGATACGCCGCTTATCCGCATGTACCGCCGCAGCCGTGCCGAGGGTTTTGGCCCCGAAGTGAAGCGACGCATCATGCTGGGGACCTACGCATTAAGTGCCGGATACTACGATGCCTATTATCTGAAGGCTTTGAAAGTTCGCCGGCTGATTCGGCAGGACTACGACAAGGCTTTCGAAGAAGTCGACGTCATCGCCGGCCCTGTGACGGCGGCCCCGGCGTTCAAGCTGGGCGAGATGGTGGACGACCCGCTGGCGATGTACTTGGTTGATCTCTACACCGTGAGCGCCAACCTCGCGGGGCTACCTGGAATTAGCCTCCCCTGTGGACAGAGCGAATCCGGCCTCCCGATCGGCCTCCAACTTCAAGGCCCACCGCTGCAAGAAGAAAGACTTCTCAGGGCTGCTCACATGTACGAGCAAGAAACGGACTGGCATACACGGCGACCCACGAGTATCTAG
- the gatB gene encoding Asp-tRNA(Asn)/Glu-tRNA(Gln) amidotransferase subunit GatB has protein sequence MAEQPYTTVIGLEVHVQLATKSKLFCRCSTQFGAEPNTQTCSVCMGLPGTLPVMNAHAFELAMQTAIALNCDIPEFTKWDRKQYYYPDLPKGYQISQFDLPMSSDGYLEISDPKERFEPKKVRILRAHLEEDAGKSIHDEAAGKADTEIDLNRTGTPLLEIVSEPDMRSSLESRAYLQELKLLLTYIGVSDCNMQEGSLRVDANVNLHLEEGGEKIATPIVEIKNMNSFRAVERAIDYEAERQWREWQETGRKLGESPKQTRGWDDAAGVTRGQRSKEESSDYRYFPDPDLMPVVTKAEQVEEVRATLPELPAGLRQRLGEEYSLNAYDSDVLVNQGRGVVDYYLSAADASGNPKLTCNWVTQEVLRELKEQEIAIDDFGVTAERLSGLVKAIDDSLVPGPRGKEVFATMLAKNCDVETATKELGIEQVDESELVALCQELVDANPKIVADVKAGKMQAIGALIGQAKARNPNVDPGRVREICLELAQKA, from the coding sequence ATGGCTGAGCAACCCTACACCACCGTTATTGGCCTAGAAGTCCACGTTCAACTTGCCACCAAGAGCAAGCTGTTTTGCCGCTGCTCGACGCAGTTCGGGGCTGAGCCCAACACCCAGACTTGCTCGGTTTGCATGGGATTGCCCGGGACCCTGCCGGTGATGAATGCTCACGCGTTTGAGCTAGCCATGCAGACGGCTATCGCATTGAACTGCGACATCCCCGAGTTCACCAAATGGGATCGTAAGCAGTATTACTATCCCGACTTGCCCAAAGGCTATCAGATCAGCCAGTTCGACCTGCCGATGTCGAGCGACGGTTATTTGGAGATCAGCGATCCCAAAGAACGCTTCGAGCCCAAGAAAGTACGCATTCTGCGAGCCCATCTCGAAGAGGACGCTGGCAAGAGCATTCACGATGAAGCCGCAGGCAAGGCTGACACCGAGATCGACCTCAATCGCACAGGAACGCCACTACTAGAGATTGTCTCCGAGCCCGACATGCGTAGCTCGTTGGAATCGCGTGCCTATCTTCAGGAACTCAAATTGTTGCTCACTTACATCGGTGTTTCTGATTGCAACATGCAAGAAGGCAGCCTCCGCGTGGATGCCAACGTGAACTTGCACCTCGAAGAAGGCGGAGAAAAAATTGCAACGCCGATTGTCGAAATCAAAAATATGAACAGCTTCCGCGCTGTCGAACGAGCCATCGACTACGAAGCGGAACGACAATGGCGCGAGTGGCAAGAGACTGGCCGCAAGCTTGGCGAATCGCCGAAGCAAACTCGTGGCTGGGACGATGCTGCTGGGGTCACTCGCGGGCAGCGCTCGAAAGAGGAATCGAGCGATTACCGCTACTTCCCAGACCCTGACCTGATGCCGGTAGTAACCAAAGCGGAGCAAGTTGAAGAAGTGCGTGCCACCTTGCCGGAGCTACCCGCGGGCTTGCGCCAGCGGCTCGGGGAGGAATACTCGCTCAATGCGTATGACTCCGATGTGCTTGTGAACCAGGGGCGCGGCGTCGTGGATTACTATCTTTCTGCTGCTGATGCATCCGGGAACCCCAAACTCACGTGCAACTGGGTCACGCAAGAAGTTCTCCGCGAGCTGAAAGAGCAAGAAATCGCGATCGATGACTTTGGCGTCACCGCCGAGCGACTTTCTGGCCTGGTCAAAGCCATCGACGATAGTCTCGTCCCAGGGCCTCGTGGCAAGGAAGTCTTCGCCACGATGCTCGCGAAGAACTGCGACGTCGAAACTGCGACCAAAGAGTTGGGCATTGAGCAGGTCGATGAGTCGGAGCTCGTCGCGCTCTGCCAAGAACTCGTCGATGCGAACCCAAAAATTGTTGCCGATGTGAAGGCAGGCAAGATGCAAGCCATCGGGGCACTCATCGGGCAAGCGAAGGCGCGTAACCCCAATGTGGATCCGGGAAGAGTTCGCGAAATCTGCCTGGAACTAGCTCAGAAAGCCTGA
- a CDS encoding adenosylmethionine-8-amino-7-oxononanoate aminotransferase, translated as MANKIEGKIESVDSQGNLVTSISGDQLTVAPTDDTVSVFCEGHETQGIFGADHDQPAMTLIALVGESGNLELSIVEDSAKIMLGVSVGADVLVKW; from the coding sequence GTGGCCAACAAAATCGAGGGAAAAATCGAGAGCGTCGACTCTCAGGGAAACCTCGTCACGAGCATTTCTGGTGATCAGCTTACGGTAGCGCCTACGGACGACACGGTCAGCGTTTTCTGTGAAGGCCATGAAACCCAGGGCATCTTTGGTGCTGATCACGATCAGCCAGCCATGACGCTCATCGCACTCGTTGGCGAGAGTGGCAACCTGGAGCTTTCCATCGTCGAAGATAGCGCCAAGATCATGCTAGGTGTTTCTGTTGGGGCCGATGTGCTTGTGAAATGGTAA